The following are encoded together in the Adhaeribacter arboris genome:
- a CDS encoding alpha-ketoacid dehydrogenase subunit alpha/beta — translation MEPDRKILLQAYTRMLTARTMADTYEQNRQICRYVHSTSRGHEAIQLATAFQLTPDDYACLYYRDESMLLGLGFTPYELMLQLLAKADDPFSGGRIYYGHPSVRRAGFPTIPHQSSATGMQAIPATGMAHAIRFLEAQGKIPKERQSVVLCSLGDGAVTEGEVSEAMQIAVLKQLPIIYLVQDNDWGISAKGTEMRAMDAYEFALGFKGLERMRMDGSDFAHAYAGMQRAFGYVRQERKPVLVHAKCPLLGHHTSGVRKEWYRGESMELALKDDPIPKLMAQLLEAGEKLPDLEQIEQAVCRQVAEAFDQATHAAEPDPTTIYQHDFASTPVTQELGTRHPVGAVKVTMVDAALHAIEEILKDYPEALFYGQDVGKQLGGVFREAALLAAKYGEERVFNTPIQEAYIIGSTAGMAAVGAKPIVEIQFADYMWPGLNQLVEELSKSCYLTQGKFPVQCLIRVPIGAYGGGGPYHSGSIESTLLTIRGIKVVYPSNAADMKGLMKAAFLDPNPVVFLEHKGLYWSKLPGTEEAKTYEPDANYVLPLGQPCQVLQAGVNKIKQGESLVLITYGMGVYWAKQAAKHFKEQVEIIDLRTLYPLNEEFLETVIKQHGKALLLTEEPLLNSFIESLAGRLAQRCFRYLDAPLFTLGAENVPAVPLNVNLENRMLPNAEKVAAAINRLLHY, via the coding sequence TTGGAACCCGATCGCAAAATTCTGCTTCAAGCCTATACCCGGATGCTGACGGCCCGCACTATGGCCGACACTTACGAACAAAACCGGCAAATTTGCCGGTACGTGCATAGTACTTCCCGCGGGCACGAGGCGATTCAGTTAGCTACGGCTTTTCAATTAACTCCCGACGATTACGCTTGTTTGTATTACCGCGACGAGTCAATGTTATTAGGCCTTGGTTTCACGCCCTACGAACTCATGCTGCAGTTACTAGCCAAGGCCGATGATCCTTTTTCGGGGGGACGCATTTACTATGGGCATCCTTCGGTACGCCGGGCAGGGTTTCCTACTATTCCGCACCAAAGTTCGGCCACCGGGATGCAGGCTATTCCGGCAACGGGTATGGCACACGCTATTCGTTTCCTGGAAGCGCAAGGTAAAATTCCGAAGGAGCGCCAAAGTGTGGTATTGTGTTCTTTAGGAGATGGAGCCGTAACCGAAGGGGAAGTATCGGAAGCAATGCAAATAGCTGTGCTCAAGCAATTACCGATTATTTATTTGGTGCAGGATAACGATTGGGGAATATCGGCGAAAGGAACGGAAATGCGGGCCATGGATGCGTATGAATTTGCTTTAGGGTTTAAAGGGTTGGAACGGATGCGCATGGATGGCTCTGATTTTGCGCATGCCTACGCCGGTATGCAACGGGCATTTGGCTATGTACGGCAGGAAAGAAAACCAGTACTAGTGCACGCTAAATGTCCCTTATTGGGCCATCATACCTCGGGGGTGCGGAAAGAATGGTACCGGGGGGAAAGCATGGAACTCGCCCTCAAAGATGACCCGATTCCTAAATTAATGGCCCAGTTACTAGAAGCTGGTGAAAAATTACCGGATCTGGAGCAAATAGAACAAGCAGTATGTCGGCAGGTAGCCGAAGCTTTTGACCAGGCCACTCACGCAGCAGAACCCGACCCAACTACTATTTATCAGCACGATTTTGCTTCAACGCCGGTAACTCAAGAATTAGGGACGCGCCACCCGGTGGGTGCCGTTAAAGTAACCATGGTAGATGCCGCTTTGCACGCCATTGAAGAAATTTTAAAAGATTACCCGGAAGCCTTATTTTACGGCCAAGACGTAGGCAAACAATTAGGCGGCGTTTTTCGGGAGGCGGCATTATTAGCGGCCAAGTACGGCGAAGAGCGCGTTTTTAATACGCCCATTCAGGAGGCTTATATTATTGGTTCCACGGCCGGCATGGCAGCGGTAGGAGCAAAGCCCATCGTTGAAATTCAATTTGCCGATTATATGTGGCCCGGTTTAAACCAACTGGTCGAAGAACTTTCTAAATCCTGTTACCTTACCCAAGGAAAATTTCCGGTACAATGTCTCATTCGAGTTCCCATTGGAGCATATGGGGGAGGAGGACCTTACCATTCGGGCAGCATAGAATCGACCTTGCTTACCATCCGGGGCATAAAGGTAGTATATCCCTCCAACGCGGCCGATATGAAAGGATTAATGAAAGCAGCTTTTCTGGACCCGAATCCGGTAGTATTTCTCGAGCACAAAGGATTGTATTGGTCGAAGCTGCCGGGTACCGAAGAAGCTAAAACCTACGAGCCGGATGCAAATTACGTACTGCCCTTAGGTCAGCCTTGTCAGGTTTTACAAGCCGGCGTAAATAAAATAAAACAGGGCGAAAGTTTGGTTTTGATTACTTATGGTATGGGCGTTTACTGGGCCAAGCAAGCCGCCAAACATTTTAAAGAACAAGTAGAAATCATTGATTTGCGTACTTTATACCCTCTAAACGAAGAATTCTTAGAGACGGTAATTAAACAACACGGAAAGGCTTTACTGCTTACCGAAGAACCTTTACTGAATTCTTTTATAGAATCCTTGGCGGGTCGTTTAGCGCAACGTTGTTTTCGCTATTTAGATGCCCCCCTATTTACCTTAGGCGCGGAGAATGTACCGGCCGTACCTTTAAATGTTAACCTGGAAAATAGAATGTTACCTAATGCAGAGAAGGTAGCCGCAGCCATAAACCGCCTGCTGCATTATTAA
- a CDS encoding phosphatase PAP2 family protein, producing the protein MLENLKKLDREWFLAINGYHSPFWDPFMIAVSDRRFWIPFYALLVAFLIFRFRRQSILMFMIIALSLIAADGISSRIIKPYFARLRPCHDSSLSETINLVAGCGGKFGFLSSHAANSFGIAMLFAFLLPERYRYFKIFVFVWAALISYSRIYLGVHFPGDVLGGAFLGIVLGWIFGLLFRKLLVRYPYFSV; encoded by the coding sequence GTGCTGGAAAATTTAAAAAAACTAGACCGGGAATGGTTTTTGGCCATAAATGGGTATCATTCCCCGTTTTGGGATCCGTTTATGATTGCCGTTTCCGACCGGAGATTTTGGATTCCTTTTTACGCCTTATTGGTAGCTTTTTTGATTTTCCGTTTTCGCCGACAAAGTATTTTAATGTTTATGATTATTGCTTTGTCTTTAATTGCTGCCGATGGTATTTCTTCCCGGATTATTAAACCTTATTTTGCCCGATTGCGTCCTTGCCACGATTCTTCCTTATCCGAAACCATTAACCTAGTAGCGGGATGCGGCGGAAAATTTGGTTTTTTATCGTCGCATGCGGCTAATTCCTTCGGTATTGCTATGCTCTTTGCCTTCCTTCTGCCGGAACGCTACCGTTATTTTAAGATTTTCGTGTTTGTGTGGGCGGCGCTAATATCGTATAGCCGCATTTATCTGGGGGTACATTTTCCGGGTGATGTTTTGGGCGGCGCTTTTTTGGGGATTGTACTAGGTTGGATTTTTGGCTTATTATTCCGGAAGTTGTTGGTGCGCTATCCTTATTTTTCAGTTTAG
- the hemF gene encoding oxygen-dependent coproporphyrinogen oxidase, translating into MKKEIEAWFRGFQDRLCTAVEACDGRATFQEDEWQHETGGGGRSRVIQNGAIFEKGGVNFSAVSGDMPATAAAKLLMPDTRYFATGVSVVLHPVNPLIPITHMNVRYLEVGTGEAWFGGGIDLTPIYLDVKQARYFHEQLKAVCDQHHPNYYSRFKQWADDYFYLPHRHETRGIGGIFFDRLTPSEEELTLEQLFAFVQAVADSFAPTYTTIVNQNRNLPFNDRQKEWQLLRRGRYVEFNLVHDRGTKFGLETGGRVESILMSLPTYASWKYNFKPEPGSEEEKTQQFLKKNVDWLRVG; encoded by the coding sequence ATGAAGAAAGAAATAGAAGCTTGGTTTCGCGGTTTTCAGGATAGATTGTGTACAGCAGTAGAAGCATGCGATGGCCGGGCCACGTTTCAGGAAGATGAATGGCAACACGAAACCGGTGGCGGCGGCCGCTCCCGGGTTATTCAGAACGGCGCTATTTTCGAAAAAGGCGGCGTCAACTTTTCGGCGGTTTCCGGCGATATGCCGGCCACGGCCGCGGCCAAATTGTTAATGCCCGATACCCGGTATTTTGCCACTGGTGTTTCGGTAGTGCTTCACCCGGTAAATCCGCTTATTCCCATTACCCACATGAACGTGCGTTACCTGGAAGTCGGTACCGGCGAAGCTTGGTTCGGGGGCGGTATCGACCTCACGCCCATTTACCTGGACGTGAAACAAGCACGTTATTTTCACGAACAATTAAAAGCGGTTTGTGACCAACACCATCCAAATTATTACAGCCGGTTTAAGCAATGGGCCGACGATTATTTTTACTTGCCGCACCGCCACGAAACCAGAGGCATCGGCGGTATTTTCTTCGACCGGCTTACTCCTTCCGAAGAAGAGTTAACTTTAGAGCAATTATTTGCCTTTGTGCAAGCTGTGGCCGATAGTTTTGCGCCTACTTATACCACCATCGTTAATCAAAACAGAAATTTACCTTTTAATGACCGCCAAAAAGAATGGCAATTATTACGCCGCGGCCGCTACGTCGAATTTAATCTGGTGCACGACCGGGGTACAAAATTTGGCCTGGAAACGGGTGGCCGGGTGGAATCCATTCTGATGAGTTTACCTACCTACGCTTCCTGGAAATACAACTTTAAACCGGAACCAGGCAGCGAAGAAGAAAAAACGCAGCAATTTTTAAAAAAGAATGTGGATTGGCTGCGGGTGGGTTAG
- a CDS encoding TonB-dependent receptor, translating to MNKYFFFILFLVLAGPLFGQQKLTISGYIRDAVSGESLPGATIRVKDKINQGVAANNYGFYSLTLPTGNHTLIAQYLGYQAQEISFHLTQNLQQNVLLSSASVQVQEVIITDKRPDEQVKSTQMSQVILPIEQVKTLPVLFGETDILKTIQLLPGIKSGGEGNTGFYVRGGGADQNLVLLDEAVVYNPGHLFNFFSVFNGDAIRNTTVIKGNMPARYGGRLASVLDISMKEGNQEKIQATGGVGLIASRFLVEGPLAQQKASFMISGRRTYLDVLANPFLKNSSQGGVPYSFYDLNAKVNYTLSRQDRLYLSGYLGQDVGAFDLSDGRFQADFDWGNKIAVARWNHLFSEKMFLNVSGMYNRYRFIFDSHFDNYDSKLDTGVEDLGLKVDFDYYPSWRHTLQYGVHYTKHLVTPRTGTAQTDEGVDFSTDRVQRKHAHEVAFYLSDDWVLSDQLTLNIGIRASGMRQTGPFTQFNFDEEGKLTDSISYKSGQKIKDYLALEPRLSFRYLVSPTASVKAGVTRNAQYLHLVSNAYTALPVDIWVPSSALVKPQFSWQYTAGYFRNFKNNRYEASMEVYYKTLENQLEYREGYVPGPMNKDLEYEFVAGKGQSYGVEFFIRKNQGRLQGWLGYALARTTRTFPDLNQGRPFPARSDRRHDVSLVSSYKWNDTWTWGGTFTLGTGQAVTLPERRYVVEDAIIYQYGARNGFRMQPTHRLDVSATYQKSKRLV from the coding sequence TTGAATAAATATTTCTTTTTCATCCTTTTTCTTGTTCTCGCCGGCCCGTTGTTCGGGCAGCAAAAACTTACAATAAGTGGTTACATTCGCGACGCGGTTTCCGGGGAAAGTTTGCCCGGGGCCACAATTCGGGTGAAAGACAAGATAAATCAAGGAGTTGCCGCTAACAATTACGGGTTTTATTCCTTAACCCTACCCACCGGAAATCATACCTTAATTGCTCAGTATTTAGGCTACCAAGCGCAGGAAATCTCGTTTCATCTCACTCAAAATCTACAACAGAATGTTCTGCTTTCGTCCGCTTCGGTGCAGGTGCAGGAAGTGATTATTACGGATAAACGCCCCGATGAGCAGGTGAAAAGTACGCAAATGAGTCAGGTGATTTTGCCCATCGAACAGGTAAAAACCTTACCGGTGTTGTTCGGGGAAACGGATATTTTAAAAACGATCCAATTATTACCCGGCATTAAATCGGGCGGCGAAGGAAATACCGGTTTTTACGTACGAGGCGGTGGGGCAGATCAAAATTTAGTTTTATTGGATGAGGCTGTCGTGTACAACCCGGGCCATTTATTTAATTTTTTCTCGGTTTTCAACGGCGATGCTATCCGGAATACCACGGTAATAAAAGGCAATATGCCGGCCCGTTACGGCGGGCGTTTGGCTTCCGTACTCGACATCAGCATGAAAGAAGGCAACCAGGAAAAAATTCAAGCTACCGGCGGTGTCGGTTTAATTGCCTCCCGTTTTTTAGTGGAGGGACCTCTGGCTCAACAAAAAGCTTCTTTTATGATTTCCGGGCGCCGAACCTACCTGGACGTACTAGCTAATCCATTCCTGAAAAATAGCTCACAAGGCGGAGTACCTTATTCTTTTTACGACCTTAACGCCAAAGTTAATTATACCCTGTCGCGCCAAGACCGGCTTTATTTAAGTGGTTACCTGGGTCAGGATGTTGGGGCATTTGATTTATCGGATGGCCGCTTTCAAGCTGATTTTGACTGGGGAAATAAGATAGCCGTAGCCCGTTGGAATCATTTATTTTCCGAAAAAATGTTTCTGAATGTATCGGGAATGTATAACCGCTATCGCTTTATTTTTGATTCGCATTTTGATAATTACGATTCTAAACTGGATACGGGCGTCGAAGACTTGGGCTTGAAAGTAGATTTTGATTATTACCCGAGTTGGCGCCATACTTTGCAATACGGGGTACACTACACCAAACACCTGGTTACTCCCCGAACCGGTACCGCCCAAACCGACGAAGGAGTGGATTTCTCTACGGACCGAGTACAGCGCAAACACGCGCACGAGGTAGCCTTTTACCTCTCCGACGATTGGGTGCTTTCCGATCAACTTACGCTAAATATAGGAATTCGCGCCAGCGGCATGCGCCAAACGGGTCCTTTTACGCAGTTCAATTTCGATGAGGAGGGTAAATTAACGGATTCTATTTCTTATAAGTCTGGTCAGAAAATTAAAGATTACCTGGCCCTGGAGCCCCGCTTGTCCTTCCGGTACCTAGTATCTCCTACTGCTTCGGTAAAAGCGGGAGTGACGCGTAACGCGCAATACCTGCATCTGGTTTCCAACGCTTATACTGCTTTACCGGTGGATATTTGGGTACCTAGTTCCGCTTTGGTAAAACCTCAATTTTCGTGGCAATATACCGCCGGTTACTTCCGCAATTTTAAAAATAATAGGTATGAGGCATCCATGGAAGTGTATTATAAAACCTTAGAAAACCAACTCGAATACCGCGAGGGCTACGTGCCGGGACCCATGAATAAAGATCTGGAATATGAATTTGTGGCCGGCAAAGGTCAGTCTTACGGAGTTGAATTTTTTATTCGCAAGAACCAAGGGCGTTTACAAGGTTGGTTGGGGTATGCGCTCGCCCGAACTACCCGTACCTTTCCCGATTTGAACCAAGGCCGTCCTTTTCCGGCTCGTTCCGATCGCCGCCACGATGTGTCTTTGGTTTCTTCTTACAAATGGAACGATACCTGGACTTGGGGCGGTACCTTTACTCTGGGAACCGGCCAAGCAGTTACTTTACCCGAGCGGCGCTACGTGGTAGAAGACGCCATTATTTACCAGTACGGCGCCCGAAATGGTTTCCGGATGCAGCCCACCCACCGTTTAGATGTATCGGCGACTTACCAAAAAAGCAAGAGACTCGTTTAA